The Candidatus Nealsonbacteria bacterium sequence AGAGTGTAGAGAAGCGAGGCGGGCGACGGGGCGGAGAGCATACAATTTAGTTTCGCTTCAACACGCGCTCCGCGCGTCCGTCAGTCGTTTCGTTCAAAATGTATTCGAGCGAAGTCGTATAATTCCACAAAAAGAGATCCTGAAATAGGGTACGCTTTATTTTAACTAACCACTTTTCTACTTTTAATTGAAACATTTCATTAGATGTTTTTTTATTAAGCCCGCAGTATTCTAAGTTATTATAATACTCATTCCATTTACAATTCTTTTGCGTTTTAGAAACTGTGCTTTTTGTAAAATTTTTGTTGTCTTCTCTGTGACTTTTCTCAACTATAATCTAATTGGTATTACTAAGAGTCGCATTAACGACACACTATGTCAGCTAGGACTCCAAGAGAAGGATTCCTTATGAGCCTCCCAATGCCAATATACGAACTAATTACTTTTTAGTTTCCCAAAGCCCTTGATATATTTAATGAAGGGTTCTTTTATTTTCCAAATAAGAATAGATGTCAAAACCCCTATAAATGCTCCGAATAAAATATCAAAAGGCCAATGAATTCCTCCGATAACCCGCGAAATACTGACCAGGAAACTTAAAACAAAAAACCAGCATCCCGCTTTTTTGTTATAGAAATAAATAATAGTTGATAAAGCAAAAAGGAAAGATGCGTGGCCCGATGGAAAAGATGATCTGTCTGTATGGTCAAAAAGAGGGGTTATTCCCCTTTCAATAAATGGAGGAGCGTTATAAGAAAAATATCTAATCGCATCTGTTATTCCATAATTAGCAAAAACCGCTGAAAAAAAAGAAAAGAACGGCAACAATTTATATCTTTTAAAATCTTTTAGAAGAAAACCAAAAACTGCTAAAATTAAAACATAAGGCAAATATTTAGCAGTAAAAATGATTAAGCTATCTAAATAAACATATCTAAAAGCTAACGAATTTAAGACATTAAAGATAAAAAGATTAATTCCCATAAAGTTCATTTAGTTTAATTAGGTTGTCAATAAGACATGCTGTTGTTATCGGCCCAATACCACCCGGAACCGGAAGAAATAATGAAGCCTTTTTAGCTACTGTTTTATTTTCAAAATCACCAGAAACTCTACTAACTTCAATACTAGAACCAGCATCAATAGCTATTACCCCGTCTTTTATCATTTCACCTTTTATTAAGTTAGAACTGCCTGCACCAGAGATAATAATATCAGCCTTTTTGATAAATGATTCCAGATCTTTAGTTCCCTTGTTTAAAACAGAAATTGTTGCCCCCTCTGCCATTAACCATATAGATAAAGGCTTGCCGACTAATTTTCCAGAACCCACCAAAACAATATACTTATCTTTTATTGATATTTTTTCTTTAGAGATAACGTGTGCCACTGCTCCCACTACTGGTGGCAAAAAATAGAAGTCACCCGCATAGTATTTACCAAGTCGATCTTCAGAAAGAATATCAATATCTTTTTCTTTGGGTATCATATTTAAAACTTCCTGACTTTTTAGACTTGAAGGAAGTGGCAGTTGAATTATTACCCCAGATGATTTCTTATTTATTTCTTCTATCTCTTTTTTAAGATCGTCTTGAGATATATCCCCATTAAATTGAAAAAGGTTAAAATCAACTCCGGCTTTAATGCAGGATTCTTTTTTCTGAGAGATATAGGAAAGAGAAACTTTATTATCCCCTACTAAAACTACCGAGAGCTTTAGCGACAGCTTCTCTTTATCAACCCTCTCTCTAATTCTAAGCAATATTTCATCAGCTATTTTTCTACCATCTAATATCATTTGATTGGAAAATCTTTGCAAAGTTTTTTAATCTCACTTTTTACTTTCTTACAGGTATTCTTGTTATCAGCTGAAATAACTTCATCAATCCATGCTGCAATCTTTTTCATTTCTTTTTCTTTCATTCCCCTAGTGGTAATAGCTGGAGTGCCCAAACGAATACCAGATGGGTTAAACGGAGGATTCGGATCAAAAGGAATTGCATTCTTGTTAACTGTAATACCTGCTTCATCTAAAAGATCTTGAGCTCGTTGGCCTGTAGTTCCTTTACTCCTAAGATCGACCAAAAGAAGATGATTATCACTTCCACCGGTAACTAGAGTGAATCCGGCCTTTGTTAGTCCTTCAGCTAAAGCCCGGCTATTCTTCACAATTTGATGAGCATACTTTTTAAAAGCCGGCGTTGATGCTTCCTTTAAACAAACTGCAATGCCTGCGATTTGATGCTCATGAGGACCCCCCTGAAGGCCAGGGAAAACAGCTTTATTAATCTTAGAGGGCAAATCTTTGTCTTTCTTTATCCCTCTACTGGTGACCATAATCATTCCTCCCCTTGGTCCCCTTAAGGTCTTGTGTGTTGTTGTGGTAACAATATCAACGTAAGGAACTGGACTAGGATGAGCTTCAGCAATAATTAATCCGGCGATATGCGCGATATCAGCACATAGATAAGCCCCTGTTAAATCGGCAATCATTCTAAATTTCTTCCAATCAAATACTCGAGGATATGCTGTAGCCCCAACCCAAATAAGTTTTGGTTTTTCTTTTTTAACCACCTCGGCTGCCCCTTCGTAATCTATTAATCCATCTTTTTCTCTAACTCCGTAATAGAAAGATTTAAAGTGCTTTCCTGAAAAATTTACTTTCCAACCATGGGTCAAATGACCTCCGGCAAGAAGATTCATTCCTAAAACTTTGTCTCCTGGATTTAGCAGTGCAAAATAGACAGCTTGATTGGCCGGAGAACCAGAATAAGGTTGGACATTAACATAAGGCACATTGAAAAGTTTCTGTGCTCTCTCCTGGCATAATGACTCTACTTTATCAATGACTTCATTTCCACCGTAATATCTTTTTCCGGGATATCCTTCAGCATATTTATCATTTAGAATTGATGATAATGGTGCTAAAACCGCTGGAGAAGTATGATTCTCTGAAGGTATCATCTCAAGACCATTTTGTCGTCGCTCTTTTTCTTCTTTTATTAAATTATAAATCTTCGGATCAACTTTTTTTAATTCCTTCATTTATTTGGCCGATCGCCAGTTTAACTGCTCCAAAAACCGGGCCATTCTTTGGAACAATAATCTTGACAAGCGGATTATGTTTTTTAACTTCTTTTTTAAATGATACTAATAAATATTTTGACTTAAACATACCACCAACTAAAACTAGAGGGAAATCTTTATTAAATCCAAGCTTTTTAATTACGGTGTTAGCTGATAAGGCCAATTCTTTACCAGCCTCTTTAAATATATTAATCGCTGATTTATCTCCTCCTAACGCTGCCTTATCGGCTATTATTGAAAAATATGGTATTACTTCGGTTAAATTATTGCTATAGATCTTTTTATTATAATCAACAGCGTCCTTTATTTTCAATTCTTTTATTACCATATCAACAAGAAGAGATCTTTTCTCACGCCCATCAATTGCCTTCATCGTAGTGGAGTAAACCTTATGACCAACCCAAAAAGCAGATCCTTCGTCGGCTAGCCATCCCCATCCACTCACCTTGATGTCTTTTTTACCTTTCCATCCTCGAGCAACAGAACCAGTTCCAGATATTACCACGACCCCTTCTTTTTTATCTGTCCCCGAATTAAAAGCAACTAACTGATCGCTAACCACCCTAACTCTTCCTTTAAAAACTTTCCTTAATTTAATATGATCTTTTATCTTCTTTTCTATCTCTGCAGTTCTATCTTGAAACTCTTCAGCCAGTGATGCAATCCCAACCAGCAATAAGTCCAGTTTAACATTCTTTGAATCAAGAGCTAAAATAACTGAATCAACAATATTGTCTACAGAACGACTAATGCCAACATTACGAGGATTTGAAGATCCCGAGACTCCTTCTCCGATGATCTCTCCGTTTAAATTGGAAATGACCGCAATGGTCTTTGTTCCCCCTCCGTCAACTGCAGCGATAAATTTTTCTTTTACTTTGTTCATTTAATAGATTCTCCGAATTCAGAAAAATATTTACTCCCTTGGACAACATTTTTTTTAACCAATGAGTGTGGTCCAACTATGGAATCAGATCCAATCAAGACTCCCGGCATTAAAGATGAATTCACACCTATACTGCTATTATTTCCAATAACAACTCCTAGTTTTTCTCTGCCTGAATCAACCATTTCGTCTTTTATCATAACCTTTATACTGCTTTGATCAAAACGGAAATTGGCCATTATTGATCCGGCACCAATATTACAGTTATCTCCTATTATTGAATCACCAACATAGCTCAAATGAGGAATAAAAGTATTATTACCAATCATTGAATTTTTAATCTCTACATTAGCTCCTATTCTTGTATTCTCCCCAACTACGGTTTTGCCTCTGATATAGGCGTTAGGGCCAATAATAGCCCCCGATCTTATAAAAGCAGGTCCCTCAATATATGTTCCGCTCTTTATATAAGCCCCTTTTTCAATAACCACACTGCCATTAATAGTACATCCTTTTTCTACCTTTCCTCTAATATCTCTTCTAAGGCTAGATAGAATAAATTCATTGGCACCAAGTAAGTTCCAAGGATATGAAACAGGTATCCATTTGTCAGTTTCCCTAAAATAAAGACGATGATTTAAAATAAACGCTTTAATATAATCGGTAAACTCATATTCTCCGCGTAATGATTTCTCAATATTAAAATCAAAAATAGATTTATCTAGAAAATAAAAACCGGTATTAACGAAGACGTTTGGATCTGAGGTCTCAGGCTTCTCAATCAATCCCCGTACAAAGTCATTATAGCAATCAACAACACCAAAAAAAGATGGAGTAGTAACCCTACCTACTAATATTGAAGGGTATTTCTTAAGACATTTTTTAATATCTTCCCTAAAATAAAGATCGTCTCCATTCATAAGAATGAACTTATCCTCTAATAAATGAACTGCTTGTTTGGCTGCATCAGCGGTCCCCAGTTGATGCTCTTGGACTACATAGCTAACTTTAATTTTCCCATAATTATCACCAATTAAAGACTTAATCATATCTCCCTTATATCCAATAACTATAATCACTTCTTTAACCAATCCTTCTAATTGATCTAAGTTATGCTCAATTATTGTTTTATTGACTACCGGCATCAATGGCTTCGGTCTAGTAAGAGTTAATGGGTTCATTCTTACACCATTGCCACCGGCTAATATTACTGCTTTAATCATATCTTTAAAATTATCTTTGTTAACTTCTTAGGATCATGAATTATGTCTCCAGAGGAGGTTATAACATTAACACCTATAAACTTATTCTTATCTAACTTGCTCCCAAATTTAACTAACCCTAATAGTTCCTTGTTTTTCTTTCTGTATTCTTTTACCCTACTTTCAATATTTACCTTATTATTATAAATCACATAATCAAGCGATTTACCAATTAAGCCTTCTATCTTCTCGGCAAATTCTTCAACCGTATAATCATTGGTCTCTCCATACTTGGTCATCAAATTGCAAATATATACTTTCTTAGCCTTACTTTTCTTAATTGCCTCGGCTGTCCCTTCGGTTAGTAAGATTTGAGCAAGGGAAGAATAAAGATCTCCAGGCCCTATTACAATAATATCTGCTTTTCTAATAGCATCAAGTGCTTTGGGATAAGCCCTAGCTTTCGGCTTCAAAAATACTCTTTTAATCTTTAATGAGCCGTTGTGTTTAGGGATATCAATATTGGTTTCCCCGCTAATTATTTTACCATTTTTCAAAACTGCATAGAGATGAGACTTGTCTAGGGTAGCAGGAAGAACCTCATGCTTGATGTTTAAAATTCTTTTAATCTCCCTAATTGTCTTTTCGTAATCATTAGTACTTAACTCTAGAGCTGTAATAAAGAGATTGGCAAAATTATGCCCTTTCAGGTCTCCTCCTTCAAATCTAAAATTAAATAAATTTTCAACTGCTGGGGAGGTATTAGCTAAAGCCAAGAAAGCTCTTCTTATATCACCCGGCGATATAATCTTGTAATCTTTTCTTAATCTTCCTGCTGACCCGCCTGAATCAAGCATTGCGCAAATAGCAGATATTGAGACGGGATGCTTTTTCAACTCAGATAATATAGCCCTAGGCATTGCATTACCCCCTCCAAGACAAACAATCTTTTTCTCCAAGCTATTAGACATGCTTTTTAATCAAATTTTTAACATTTACCTTCTTTTTTTCTTCAATTCCAGAAAGAAAATCTTCTTCAAATGAAGGTCTCTCTATACAAGGCTGTAATATTTCAACAAAAGAAAAGCCATTATGTTCTATTGCCCTTTCTATTATCTCGGACAAATGATCCATTTTACCAGAATATCCCCTAGCCACAAAAGTGGCTCCAGCAACCAACATTAATTCCAAAGGATTAAAGGGTCTGGTGTGGTGCTTCAGTTGAGGTGAATTGCTTCACTGTTAAAGCAAAGTTATGGTTATCATGAATTAGTACTGTAATATTACTATTTCTTTTAGCGGCATGAATTAAGTGAGATATTCCTTCACTGTATGAATCGCCGTCTCCTGAAGAACAAATTACTTTTAAGTTTGGATTTCCTACCTTGATTCCTCCAGCTACCGGTATTGACCGTCCATGAAGACCATAAAAACTATTAATATTTATAAAATCGGACATCTTGCCATGGCAACCAATTCCTGAGACTAAAATGAAATCCTCTCTCTTTGATCCCTTTTTCTCTAAATTAGATATGGATTTTTTAAGGGCCTCAAATAGCGGAAAGTTCCCACAGCCAGGACACCAAGTGTTTTTAGTTGGCAAAGTTAGATCTTTCATATTTATTTCTTAAATTTTATTTTTAATTTCTTCTCTAATTCTAAACCGGTAAAAGGTCGGCCATTATACTTAAGTATTTTACCTGAAACCTTAATCCGTATTAACCTCAACTACCAAAAGCTGATTAACTCCTAGTAGCGCCTTCTTAATTTGACTCTCTGGAAAAGGATTTAAAATTAAAGGTTGAATAACCTTAATGCCTAATTTTTCAGCGGCCTCAATTGCAGGTCCTTTAGTAAGTCCCCAAGCCATTACTGCTTTTTTTGAATTTTTAATCTTATTGACTTCTTTTTTCATTAATTCATACTTTCTCATTCTCTTATTTTGCATCAATTCAATCTCCTTTTCATCCTCGGTTGCAATACCCATTTCATTGTGCTCATAGCCCGTTCCTTTAACTAAAGCTCCCTTAGTTCCAGGAAATGATAAAGGTGATATTCCGTTTTTTGTTTCCTTGTATCTAAGATAGCTTCCCTTTCCATTCCAAATTAAAGGCTTTTGAGGTGTTAC is a genomic window containing:
- a CDS encoding phosphatase PAP2 family protein encodes the protein MGINLFIFNVLNSLAFRYVYLDSLIIFTAKYLPYVLILAVFGFLLKDFKRYKLLPFFSFFSAVFANYGITDAIRYFSYNAPPFIERGITPLFDHTDRSSFPSGHASFLFALSTIIYFYNKKAGCWFFVLSFLVSISRVIGGIHWPFDILFGAFIGVLTSILIWKIKEPFIKYIKGFGKLKSN
- a CDS encoding bifunctional 5,10-methylenetetrahydrofolate dehydrogenase/5,10-methenyltetrahydrofolate cyclohydrolase, producing MQRFSNQMILDGRKIADEILLRIRERVDKEKLSLKLSVVLVGDNKVSLSYISQKKESCIKAGVDFNLFQFNGDISQDDLKKEIEEINKKSSGVIIQLPLPSSLKSQEVLNMIPKEKDIDILSEDRLGKYYAGDFYFLPPVVGAVAHVISKEKISIKDKYIVLVGSGKLVGKPLSIWLMAEGATISVLNKGTKDLESFIKKADIIISGAGSSNLIKGEMIKDGVIAIDAGSSIEVSRVSGDFENKTVAKKASLFLPVPGGIGPITTACLIDNLIKLNELYGN
- a CDS encoding serine hydroxymethyltransferase; amino-acid sequence: MKELKKVDPKIYNLIKEEKERRQNGLEMIPSENHTSPAVLAPLSSILNDKYAEGYPGKRYYGGNEVIDKVESLCQERAQKLFNVPYVNVQPYSGSPANQAVYFALLNPGDKVLGMNLLAGGHLTHGWKVNFSGKHFKSFYYGVREKDGLIDYEGAAEVVKKEKPKLIWVGATAYPRVFDWKKFRMIADLTGAYLCADIAHIAGLIIAEAHPSPVPYVDIVTTTTHKTLRGPRGGMIMVTSRGIKKDKDLPSKINKAVFPGLQGGPHEHQIAGIAVCLKEASTPAFKKYAHQIVKNSRALAEGLTKAGFTLVTGGSDNHLLLVDLRSKGTTGQRAQDLLDEAGITVNKNAIPFDPNPPFNPSGIRLGTPAITTRGMKEKEMKKIAAWIDEVISADNKNTCKKVKSEIKKLCKDFPIK
- a CDS encoding NTP transferase domain-containing protein gives rise to the protein MIKAVILAGGNGVRMNPLTLTRPKPLMPVVNKTIIEHNLDQLEGLVKEVIIVIGYKGDMIKSLIGDNYGKIKVSYVVQEHQLGTADAAKQAVHLLEDKFILMNGDDLYFREDIKKCLKKYPSILVGRVTTPSFFGVVDCYNDFVRGLIEKPETSDPNVFVNTGFYFLDKSIFDFNIEKSLRGEYEFTDYIKAFILNHRLYFRETDKWIPVSYPWNLLGANEFILSSLRRDIRGKVEKGCTINGSVVIEKGAYIKSGTYIEGPAFIRSGAIIGPNAYIRGKTVVGENTRIGANVEIKNSMIGNNTFIPHLSYVGDSIIGDNCNIGAGSIMANFRFDQSSIKVMIKDEMVDSGREKLGVVIGNNSSIGVNSSLMPGVLIGSDSIVGPHSLVKKNVVQGSKYFSEFGESIK
- a CDS encoding YvcK family protein, yielding MSNSLEKKIVCLGGGNAMPRAILSELKKHPVSISAICAMLDSGGSAGRLRKDYKIISPGDIRRAFLALANTSPAVENLFNFRFEGGDLKGHNFANLFITALELSTNDYEKTIREIKRILNIKHEVLPATLDKSHLYAVLKNGKIISGETNIDIPKHNGSLKIKRVFLKPKARAYPKALDAIRKADIIVIGPGDLYSSLAQILLTEGTAEAIKKSKAKKVYICNLMTKYGETNDYTVEEFAEKIEGLIGKSLDYVIYNNKVNIESRVKEYRKKNKELLGLVKFGSKLDKNKFIGVNVITSSGDIIHDPKKLTKIILKI